The sequence GCGAGATAGTTGGTGCCGGCAAAATAATGGACTACATTGAAAACAAGCTGGGTGTTAAAGAAGGTGAAGTTACCGCTGATGGCTTATTTAGCTGGAGAGGTGTGGAGTGTTTAGCCGCCTGCGGTTACGCCCCTGTTTTACAGATAGGCCCTGAATATACTTTCTACGAAAATTTAACAGAGCAATCGGTAGATCAGTTAATTGGCGATCTGAAAGCAAAAGCGAAGAATTAAAAATCAAATGGTCATCCCGAACTTGTTTCGGGATCCCACACGGCAGGCAAATGCGAGTGGGATGCTGAAACAAGTTCAGCATGACAGGTAAAATAAATTAAAAAAACAGCGTAACGATGGGACGCAAATTATTATTAGAACATATCAACGTACCGGGCATCAACACTTTTGATGTTTATCGCCAAAAGGGCGGATATCGCGCTGTTGAAAAGGCTTTGAAAACGCTTGCCCCTGCCGATATTGTAGAGGAAGTGAAAAAGTCGGGCTTACGCGGTCGCGGCGGCGCGGGTTTCCCTACCGGTATGAAGTGGAGCTTTTTGGCTAAACCCGAGGGCGTAGCACGTTACCTGGTTTGCAATGCCGACGAATCGGAACCGGGCACTTTTAAAGACCGTTACCTGATGACCTACATCCCTCATGCTTTAATTGAGGGGATGATCGTATCGAGCTTTGCGCTGGGTGCCAATACATCGTACATATATGTTCGCGGCGAAATGATGCCGCAGATCCGCATACTGGAAAAAGCCATTGCCGAAGCCAAAGCTGCCGGATTTTTGGGTAAAAATATACTGGGTACCGGTTACGACCTGGAGCTGTACGTACAGCCAGGTGGCGGTGCCTACATCTGCGGTGAAGAGACCGCCTTGTTAGAATCGCTGGAGGGTAAACGTGGTAACCCGCGTATCAAACCGCCGTTCCCGGCTATTGCTGGTCTGTATGGTTGCCCAACGGTAGTGAACAACGTTGAATCGATAGCTGCGGTAGTTCCCATCATTAACGATGGCGGCGAAGAGTATGCCAAGATAGGCGTTGGCCGTAGCACAGGTACCAAACTGATATCGGCTGGTGGTAACCTGCGCAAACCGGGTGTTTACGAAATAGACCTGGGTTTATCGGCCGAAGAATTTTTATATAGCGACGAATACTGCGGTGGTATAGCTAATGGCAAACGCCTGAAGGCTGTTGTTGCCGGTGGCTCATCGGTACCGATATTGCCTGCCAACCTGTTCCTGAAGACCGTTAATGGCGAAGCCCGCCTGATGAGCTACGAATCCTTAGCTGATGGTGGCTTTGTGAGCGGTACCATGCTGGGTTCGGGTGGTTTCATCGCTTATGACGAAGATCAGTGCATCGTTCGCAACACCTGGAACTTTGCCCGTTTCTATCACCACGAAAGCTGTGGCCAATGCTCGCCTTGCCGCGAGGGTACCGGCTGGATGGAGAAAGTACTGCACCGCCTGGAATATGGTCACGGCAAAATGAGCGATATTGACCTGTTGGTAGATGTTTCTAAAAAGATAGAAGGTAATACCATTTGTCCGCTGGGTGATGCGGCAGCCTGGCCGGTAGCCAGCGCCATCCGCCATTTCAGGGATGAGTTTGAGTGGCACGTAACACACGCTGGCGAAGCTACAACGCATAACTTTGGGTTGGCGCATTACGCTGATCCGCTGCCGAAGAAGGAAGAGAGCGTAGCGTAGTGCAGTTTTGTCATTGCGAGGAGCGTAGCGACGCGGCAACCGCGAACTATGCATAACCGCAATGTCCTATGAGATTGCCGCGCTATCGCTCGCAATGACATAGTAGATCGATAAAAGAAAAACTTTGACTAAGAAAAATGTCAGATAAACATAAAGTTACCATAGACGGAATAGCCATTGAGGTAGATGCCGGAACAAGCATCCTGAATGCCGCGAGGCTGATAGGTGGCGACGTTGTTCCACCTGCTATGTGCTATTACTCTAA comes from Mucilaginibacter mali and encodes:
- the nuoF gene encoding NADH-quinone oxidoreductase subunit NuoF; translated protein: MGRKLLLEHINVPGINTFDVYRQKGGYRAVEKALKTLAPADIVEEVKKSGLRGRGGAGFPTGMKWSFLAKPEGVARYLVCNADESEPGTFKDRYLMTYIPHALIEGMIVSSFALGANTSYIYVRGEMMPQIRILEKAIAEAKAAGFLGKNILGTGYDLELYVQPGGGAYICGEETALLESLEGKRGNPRIKPPFPAIAGLYGCPTVVNNVESIAAVVPIINDGGEEYAKIGVGRSTGTKLISAGGNLRKPGVYEIDLGLSAEEFLYSDEYCGGIANGKRLKAVVAGGSSVPILPANLFLKTVNGEARLMSYESLADGGFVSGTMLGSGGFIAYDEDQCIVRNTWNFARFYHHESCGQCSPCREGTGWMEKVLHRLEYGHGKMSDIDLLVDVSKKIEGNTICPLGDAAAWPVASAIRHFRDEFEWHVTHAGEATTHNFGLAHYADPLPKKEESVA